Proteins encoded in a region of the Spiribacter sp. 1M189 genome:
- a CDS encoding NAD-dependent deacylase → MPESIVILTGAGVSAESGLGTFRDSGGIWDQYDLEDVAAPEGFARNPALVHDFYNARRENAALAQPNAAHEALARLERRLLGRVTLITQNIDGLHERAGSRRIYAMHGRVDRAVCAACAHRWPSPPQLSTQTACPACGQSTCRPDVVWFGEMPYHLDEIEQALRRATQLVVIGTSGTVYPAAGFVEVASQLDAHTVEINLARSEASDAFDRVIEGPASEVVPAWVDEVLGSW, encoded by the coding sequence ATGCCTGAATCCATCGTCATTCTCACCGGTGCCGGGGTGTCCGCCGAGAGCGGCTTGGGAACCTTTCGCGATTCCGGAGGAATCTGGGACCAGTACGATCTCGAAGACGTCGCAGCGCCGGAGGGGTTCGCTCGCAATCCGGCGCTGGTCCACGACTTCTACAATGCCCGCCGGGAGAACGCCGCGCTTGCCCAACCCAATGCCGCCCATGAGGCGCTGGCCCGACTCGAGCGCCGTCTGCTCGGCCGGGTCACGCTGATCACCCAGAACATCGACGGTCTGCATGAGCGCGCGGGCAGCCGTCGGATCTACGCCATGCATGGCCGGGTTGACCGGGCCGTCTGTGCTGCCTGCGCGCACCGCTGGCCATCGCCGCCACAGCTATCAACCCAGACGGCGTGCCCGGCATGCGGGCAGAGCACCTGTCGTCCCGATGTGGTCTGGTTTGGCGAGATGCCCTATCACCTCGACGAAATCGAGCAGGCACTGCGACGCGCCACGCAGCTGGTGGTCATCGGGACCTCGGGGACGGTATATCCCGCCGCTGGGTTCGTGGAGGTGGCCAGCCAACTGGATGCGCACACGGTGGAAATCAATTTGGCCCGCAGCGAAGCAAGCGATGCCTTCGACCGTGTCATCGAGGGTCCGGCCAGCGAGGTGGTGCCCGCCTGGGTGGACGAGGTCCTCGGGTCATGGTGA